In Desulfuribacillus alkaliarsenatis, a genomic segment contains:
- a CDS encoding cytochrome ubiquinol oxidase subunit I: MEFFDVVLLSRLQFTLTAIIHYFFVPLTIGLAIFIAYLEFRYWRTGEALYDKMARFWTKLFLVNFAVGVATGITMEFQFGTNWAAYSRYVGDIFGAPLAAEGVFAFFLESVFIGLLVFGRDKISKGMRFFAALMVAIGTNFSAFWIIAANSWMQTPAGYRINEELGRAEMTSFYEVLFNPSTLVRLSHVLEGAYITAAFFIIAVSAYYLLNKRNVELAKSSMKFAVIFGLVFALLQGASGHSHAVLVAETQPEKLAAYEAHWETEERAALLLFAIPDYENERNRFEIGIPGALSLLAHSDINAPVTGLREFAPEDRPPVLGNFISFRIMVGTGTLIIFWMIFLAVQMKRGRLYDNELVLKAAVWLLPLPYIANTFGWIVAEWGRQPWIVYGLLRTADAVSHLSVAEVLISLVLFIAIYAFLLFLMIFLMIREVKKFNVDIDTTIDRPMDSGKEVTL; the protein is encoded by the coding sequence ATGGAATTTTTTGATGTAGTTTTATTATCAAGACTGCAATTTACTTTAACTGCGATTATTCACTACTTTTTTGTACCATTAACGATTGGACTGGCGATTTTTATCGCTTACCTGGAGTTTAGGTATTGGCGAACAGGCGAGGCTCTTTACGATAAGATGGCACGCTTTTGGACGAAGCTATTCCTCGTTAACTTCGCCGTCGGAGTTGCTACAGGTATTACAATGGAGTTCCAATTTGGAACTAACTGGGCGGCATACTCGCGTTATGTAGGTGATATCTTTGGTGCACCGCTTGCTGCAGAAGGAGTCTTTGCATTCTTCTTAGAATCTGTATTTATTGGACTTTTAGTATTTGGTAGAGATAAAATTTCAAAGGGTATGCGTTTCTTCGCTGCTTTAATGGTAGCAATAGGTACAAATTTCTCGGCTTTCTGGATTATTGCAGCGAACTCCTGGATGCAAACTCCAGCAGGATACCGTATTAACGAAGAACTTGGCCGTGCAGAAATGACAAGCTTCTACGAAGTATTATTCAATCCTTCAACGTTAGTGAGATTATCTCACGTATTAGAGGGTGCATACATCACAGCTGCTTTCTTCATAATAGCTGTCAGTGCTTATTACTTACTTAACAAAAGAAATGTTGAACTTGCTAAATCATCAATGAAGTTTGCTGTAATATTTGGTCTAGTATTTGCTTTATTACAAGGTGCTTCTGGTCACTCCCACGCAGTATTAGTTGCTGAAACACAGCCAGAAAAGCTTGCTGCTTATGAGGCTCATTGGGAAACAGAAGAGCGTGCAGCGTTACTATTGTTCGCTATCCCTGATTATGAGAATGAAAGAAATAGATTTGAAATTGGCATACCAGGGGCACTAAGCTTACTAGCTCACAGCGACATTAATGCTCCTGTAACAGGGCTTAGAGAGTTCGCTCCAGAGGATCGCCCACCTGTTCTCGGGAACTTCATTTCCTTTAGAATCATGGTTGGAACAGGTACGCTAATTATATTCTGGATGATATTTTTAGCAGTACAAATGAAGCGTGGAAGGCTGTATGACAATGAACTGGTTCTTAAAGCGGCTGTATGGTTATTACCATTACCATACATTGCAAACACATTTGGCTGGATTGTTGCAGAATGGGGAAGACAGCCGTGGATTGTTTATGGACTATTAAGAACAGCCGATGCAGTTTCCCATTTAAGTGTAGCTGAAGTGTTGATTTCTCTAGTGTTATTTATCGCAATCTATGCATTCCTGTTATTCTTGATGATATTCTTAATGATTAGAGAAGTTAAGAAGTTCAATGTCGATATCGATACGACAATTGATCGTCCAATGGATTCTGGGAAGGAGGTCACTCTATAA
- the cydB gene encoding cytochrome d ubiquinol oxidase subunit II, with amino-acid sequence MDLNAIWFILFGVLIIGYAILDGFDLGIGSLFHYLGKTEDEKKILINSIGPVWDGNEVWLITGGGALFAAFPFVYATVFSGFYLAMMLVLFGLIFRAIGIEYYFKLDDDKPMQKLMGNLFFIGSFLPALLFGVAVGNVVVGIPLDDMQNYAGSFFALLNPYALILGVVGLLGFLLQGVTYTTLKTEGDLQQRAIGLTSKFCWSLLGAWIIGTVATYFLAPHMFTNLNNFPVLFAIPLATLLLLAAIPVLLKKEAYGKVFIASSLIIATKIITVAVGLFPNMVIATDPARNLTIYNASSTDLTLTVMLIIALIGVPIVLAYTTYVYYVFRGKATVERHY; translated from the coding sequence ATGGATTTAAATGCGATTTGGTTTATACTGTTTGGTGTCTTGATTATTGGATATGCCATTCTTGATGGATTTGACCTTGGTATTGGTAGCTTGTTTCACTATCTAGGGAAAACAGAGGATGAAAAGAAAATTTTAATTAACTCCATCGGACCTGTATGGGATGGCAATGAAGTTTGGTTAATAACAGGTGGAGGAGCATTATTTGCAGCGTTTCCATTTGTATATGCTACAGTATTCAGTGGTTTTTATTTAGCAATGATGTTAGTGCTGTTCGGATTGATTTTCCGTGCAATAGGAATTGAGTATTACTTCAAGTTAGATGACGATAAGCCAATGCAAAAATTGATGGGTAATCTGTTCTTTATCGGTAGCTTCCTGCCAGCGTTATTGTTTGGTGTAGCTGTTGGTAATGTTGTTGTAGGAATCCCATTAGATGATATGCAGAATTATGCAGGTAGCTTCTTTGCTCTATTGAATCCATACGCTTTAATTCTTGGTGTTGTTGGTCTCTTAGGTTTCCTACTTCAGGGCGTTACCTATACGACGCTAAAGACTGAAGGGGATTTACAACAGCGCGCGATTGGACTAACGAGCAAGTTCTGTTGGTCATTACTTGGAGCATGGATAATTGGAACAGTAGCTACGTATTTCTTAGCTCCACATATGTTTACAAACCTTAATAACTTCCCTGTGCTGTTTGCAATTCCGTTAGCGACATTGCTTCTATTAGCTGCAATTCCAGTTCTTCTGAAGAAAGAAGCATATGGAAAGGTCTTTATAGCTAGCTCACTAATTATTGCAACTAAAATAATAACTGTTGCGGTGGGCTTGTTCCCGAACATGGTTATTGCAACGGATCCAGCTAGAAACTTAACCATCTACAATGCATCATCAACTGATCTTACATTAACGGTTATGTTAATAATCGCACTGATCGGGGTACCTATTGTTTTAGCTTACACTACCTATGTGTATTATGTATTCCGCGGTAAAGCGACCGTTGAGCGTCACTACTAA
- a CDS encoding DUF2680 domain-containing protein, with protein sequence MKKTILLFVALAAVVVFTVPGVLATTESTGSQQIDPINQEILDLRMELVDRYLESGQLTEEQATLMKEQFIAAAIASSTQPQSRGFGRGCCATGGAADGGATAGVARGCCGTSGNSGLERADCCEIGSENANSPTISIPGL encoded by the coding sequence ATGAAGAAAACTATTTTGCTTTTTGTTGCATTAGCTGCTGTCGTGGTTTTCACAGTTCCAGGGGTGCTTGCAACAACGGAATCAACAGGAAGCCAACAGATTGATCCTATAAACCAAGAGATTTTAGACTTACGTATGGAGCTGGTAGACAGATACTTAGAGTCTGGACAACTTACGGAAGAACAAGCTACGCTTATGAAAGAGCAATTTATAGCTGCTGCTATCGCAAGCAGTACTCAGCCTCAGAGCCGTGGCTTTGGTAGAGGGTGCTGTGCTACTGGAGGTGCAGCTGATGGTGGAGCAACTGCTGGTGTAGCGAGAGGATGCTGTGGAACTAGTGGTAATTCAGGGCTTGAAAGAGCTGACTGTTGTGAAATTGGTTCCGAAAATGCAAATTCACCAACGATTTCAATTCCAGGATTATAA
- a CDS encoding GDSL-type esterase/lipase family protein — protein MKLVGLGDSITEGYPFSKEDSWFNIVCKRLTVEYCNMGINGDLTAGMLYRVREALAVNPDVIIVLGGTNDAFHHLPLEVVQMNIEGIIQQIRNSSKAVSIILGLPIPIDDTYEESLLEQYRLWMKNYAIEENIPVIDFYAALVDPKTNAIKAEYDYDGCHPNKLGHNKMAEVAEVVIRMNKKI, from the coding sequence TTGAAATTAGTAGGATTAGGTGATTCGATAACTGAGGGATATCCATTTAGTAAAGAAGATTCTTGGTTTAATATTGTATGCAAACGTCTAACAGTTGAGTATTGTAATATGGGTATCAATGGAGATTTGACGGCGGGCATGTTATATAGGGTTAGAGAAGCATTAGCAGTAAATCCAGATGTTATTATTGTACTTGGAGGCACAAATGATGCATTTCATCACTTGCCACTTGAGGTAGTTCAGATGAATATAGAGGGAATTATTCAGCAGATTAGGAACAGTTCTAAAGCCGTTTCGATTATTCTCGGATTACCAATACCCATTGATGATACGTATGAAGAGTCTTTACTTGAGCAGTATAGATTATGGATGAAAAACTATGCAATTGAAGAAAACATCCCTGTAATCGACTTTTATGCAGCCTTAGTAGACCCTAAGACAAATGCGATAAAAGCAGAATATGATTATGATGGCTGCCACCCTAATAAATTGGGTCATAATAAGATGGCTGAGGTTGCTGAGGTAGTTATTAGAATGAACAAAAAAATATAA
- a CDS encoding RrF2 family transcriptional regulator, producing MIFNQATDYGFRIILFLSKQPASKRIEAVEISETECIPERFLFKIMRKLSAHGLVKSFRGVNGGFTLGRKPEEIKMLDVVEAVEGPVFVNVCFKGNNQCSKSAIGSCVVHHELAKLRYDISTRLKNIDFKTLVEKEQIMKEGDVFSSCSEPDATNTIT from the coding sequence ATGATATTTAACCAGGCAACAGACTATGGATTTCGTATTATATTATTTTTATCAAAGCAACCAGCTAGTAAACGGATTGAAGCAGTAGAAATAAGCGAAACAGAGTGTATTCCAGAACGATTTCTATTTAAAATCATGAGGAAGCTTTCAGCTCACGGTTTAGTAAAATCATTCCGAGGTGTTAATGGTGGTTTTACACTTGGGCGAAAACCTGAAGAGATAAAGATGTTAGATGTCGTAGAAGCTGTTGAAGGCCCAGTTTTTGTGAATGTATGTTTTAAGGGTAATAACCAATGCAGCAAAAGCGCTATTGGTTCCTGCGTCGTTCATCATGAACTAGCAAAGCTGAGGTACGATATATCCACTCGTCTTAAAAATATAGACTTCAAGACTTTAGTAGAAAAAGAACAGATTATGAAAGAAGGTGATGTGTTTTCTAGTTGTTCGGAGCCAGATGCAACTAATACAATTACCTAA